A genomic region of Venturia canescens isolate UGA chromosome 9, ASM1945775v1, whole genome shotgun sequence contains the following coding sequences:
- the LOC122416106 gene encoding putative small proline-rich protein 5, which translates to MSCCSAGSSGNGYNNSSNSCCCQNQAQKSSESAQLCCRPPYPTKTGLCPIKTVVYLRPNGSCPPCCPMPCPPKTVVVTYPPATSEAAPPPPEKCLVCTVKKIPVLPPPPPTAPIGSPCRPHVVPC; encoded by the exons ATGAG TTGTTGCTCCGCAGGCAGCAGTGGAAACGGTTATAATAATTCGTCAAACAGCTGTTGTTGCCAGAACCAGGCGCAGAAGAGCTCCGAATCAGCCCAACTCTGCTGCAGGCCACCTTATCCCACGAAAACTGGGCTTTGCCCCATCAAAACTGTC GTTTATCTCCGACCGAATGGATCGTGCCCTCCCTGCTGCCCAATGCCTTGCCCACCAAAAACCGTAGTCGTGACGTATCCTCCTGCAACATCCGAAGCTGCGCCTCCGCCCCCAGAAAAATGTTTAGTCTGCACTGTCAAAAAAATCCCAGTACTGCCGCCCCCGCCGCCAACTGCGCCGATCGGCTCGCCTTGTCGACCGCACGTTG TTCCATGCTAG
- the LOC122416105 gene encoding beta-hexosaminidase subunit alpha-like, with product MWLGLLLLGFSCGCALGHDDFGPWVEPTKGEVFPRVAIRSKSPDFLIVRPLAFQFNATGQSCDVLKDAMDRYQSILLNEARVALKTALPIPRTYVQQSPLLRGELVTMNINLRNPCEPYPHFQMNESYILSINEDTSAYLGADEIWGILRGLETFSQLLTASSDGHLTIKCQRILDSPRFPHRGLLLDTSRHYLPVSDILLTLDAMSYNKLNVFHWHIVDDNSFPYVSTSFPKLSESGAYHRTMVYTQSNVRRIIEYARLRGIRVVPEFDSPGHSKSWGNSYPEILTTCYANGKPNGKLGPMNPLDDSPTWPMMVTLLTELFAVFPDRYFHFGGDEVNFDCWASNPEIIEFMHKKGYQSDFKRLERHYFERLLTVPREFNVTSIVWQEVYQNNPKLQKHDMVVHVWTGAWQALMQDLISKNYSTLLSACWYLDDVKSGGDWLKYYLCDPSDLIATPDELSRVLGGEACMWGEFVDRTNVHSRIWPRASAAAERLWSWGMDDLDFVAQRLEEHSCRMNRRGIPAQPPNGPGFCVV from the exons ATGTGGCTCGGATTACTCTTGCTGGGATTTTCCTGTGGCTGTGCCCTTGGCCACGACGATTTTGGACCGTGGGTCGAGCCCACGAAGGGCGAAGTGTTTCCTCGTGTCGCGATCAGGAGCAAAAGTCCTGATTTCCTGATCGTTCGACCTCTGGCTTTTCAGTTCAAC GCAACCGGACAATCTTGCGACGTACTTAAAGACGCCATGGATCGATACCAGTCGATTTTGCTGAACGAAGCGCGCGTCGCTTTGAAAACGGCTTTGCCGATTCCTCGTACGTACGTTCAGCAAAGTCCTTTGCTCCGCGGAGAACTTGTCACGATGAATATCAATCTGCGAAACCCTTGCGAACCGTATCCTCATTTTCAAATGAACGAAAGTT ATATTTTAAGCATAAACGAAGACACATCGGCGTACTTGGGAGCTGATGAAATTTGGGGAATCTTACGAGGTctggaaactttctcacaactTTTAACTGCCTCGTCGGATGGTCAT TTAACAATCAAATGTCAAAGGATATTGGATTCGCCGAGATTTCCACACCGCGGACTTCTGTTGGACACGTCGAGGCACTATTTGCCAGTGTCCGATATTCTTCTCACTCTTGATGCGATGTCGTACAACAAGTTGAACGTTTTTCATTGGCACATAGTCGATGACAATTCGTTTCCTTACGTGAGCACGAGTTTTCCAAAGCTTTCGGAATCGGGGGCTTACCATCGGACGATGGTTTACACGCAGTCGAACGTTCGAAGGATCATCGAGTATGCGAGGCTTCGTGGCATTCGGGTTGTGCCGGAATTCGATAGTCCGGGGCACTCGAAGTCGTGGGGCAATTCGTATCCGGAAATACTGACCACGTGTTACG CGAATGGTAAACCAAATGGGAAACTGGGCCCGATGAATCCACTGGATGATTCGCCAACGTGGCCCATGATGGTGACTCTGTTGACTGAATTATTCGCTGTATTTCCTGACCGATACTTTCACTTCGGCGGTGACGAAGTGAATTTCGATTGCTGGGCTTCCAATCCTGAGATCATTGAATTCATGCACAAAAAAGGCTACCAAAGCGACTTCAAAAGGCTGGAACGTCACTATTTCGAGAGGCTGTTGACCGTCCCCCGTGAATTCAACGTCACCTCGATCGTCTGGCAAGAAGTTTATCAGAATAATCCAAAGCTCCAGAAACACGACATGGTCGTCCACGTCTGGACAGGAGCGTGGCAGGCCTTGATGCAGGATctcatttccaaaaattattcGACTCTGCTCTCCGCCTGTTGGTACTTGGACGACGTCAAGAGCGGGGGCGACTGGCTCAAATATTATCTCTGCGATCCTTCGGACCTGATCGCCACGCCGGATGAGTTGTCTCGGGTGCTTGGAGGCGAAGCCTGCATGTGGGGAGAATTCGTTGACAG aacgaacgTGCACTCGAGAATTTGGCCACGTGCGAGTGCAGCCGCGGAGCGTCTCTGGTCCTGGGGCATGGACGATTTGGACTTTGTGGCGCAGCGTCTAGAGGAGCACAGCTGTCGAATGAACCGCCGGGGTATTCCTGCACAACCACCGAACGGTCCTGGTTTCTGTGTTGTCTGA